Proteins found in one Lutimonas zeaxanthinifaciens genomic segment:
- a CDS encoding deoxyguanosinetriphosphate triphosphohydrolase: MNWEKLLSLKRFGDTTERKRIDQDETRLGFEVDFDRIIFSDSFRSLQDKTQVVPLSKTDFVHTRLTHSLEVSVVARSLGRIVGKHILEKYPELKEKGYRSNDFGAIVAAAALSHDIGNPPFGHSGEKSIGEFFLSGKGQKFREKLDPKQWQDLIDFEGNANGFKILCETVNNIKGGLRLSYATLGAFIKYPKESLPKKPSPNIADKKYGVFQSELDFFKELADELGLKKTGNSKDISYVRHPLAYLVEAADDICYTIIDFEDGINLGLISEDYALEYLINLVRDTINTKKYNTLQNTQDRISYLRALAIGNLIQEAARMFIKNESSILKGEFQYSLLDKCKYEAQINDIIKISVEKIYQSQEVVEKEIAGYQVIADLLDVFISAVNNKHEDSLSNYDKLILMLLPDKYKTTPENLYKRILSICNLVANFSDSYAILLHKKIKGLDLG; the protein is encoded by the coding sequence ATGAATTGGGAAAAATTACTCTCATTGAAACGGTTTGGCGACACTACCGAAAGAAAACGCATTGATCAGGATGAAACCAGGCTTGGATTTGAAGTTGATTTTGACCGAATCATTTTTTCAGATAGTTTTCGAAGCCTTCAGGATAAAACCCAGGTGGTTCCATTATCAAAAACTGACTTCGTACACACAAGATTAACCCATAGCCTTGAAGTTTCTGTGGTGGCCAGATCCCTGGGCAGAATAGTAGGTAAGCATATACTTGAAAAATATCCTGAACTCAAGGAAAAAGGGTACCGTTCAAATGATTTTGGTGCCATTGTAGCGGCTGCAGCCCTATCACATGACATAGGTAACCCTCCCTTTGGGCATAGTGGAGAAAAGTCAATTGGAGAATTTTTTCTTTCCGGTAAAGGGCAAAAATTCCGTGAAAAACTCGATCCCAAACAATGGCAGGATTTAATTGATTTTGAAGGTAATGCCAATGGATTCAAAATACTTTGTGAAACCGTCAATAACATTAAGGGTGGATTGAGATTATCCTATGCCACTTTAGGTGCCTTTATTAAATATCCCAAAGAGTCATTACCCAAAAAGCCAAGCCCTAATATTGCTGATAAAAAATATGGGGTTTTTCAGTCTGAACTTGATTTTTTTAAAGAGTTGGCTGATGAATTAGGTCTGAAGAAAACCGGAAACAGCAAAGATATTTCTTATGTCAGACACCCTCTGGCCTATTTGGTTGAGGCTGCTGATGACATTTGCTATACCATAATTGACTTTGAAGATGGCATCAACCTTGGGCTTATTTCAGAAGATTATGCCCTTGAATACCTAATCAATCTGGTAAGGGATACAATAAATACCAAGAAGTATAACACTTTACAGAACACTCAGGATCGAATAAGTTATTTGAGGGCGCTCGCCATTGGAAATCTCATTCAGGAAGCTGCAAGGATGTTTATTAAAAATGAATCCTCCATTCTGAAAGGGGAATTTCAATATTCTCTTCTCGATAAATGCAAATATGAGGCACAGATCAATGATATTATAAAAATCAGCGTCGAAAAAATATATCAGAGCCAGGAAGTCGTAGAAAAAGAAATTGCAGGTTATCAGGTCATTGCAGACCTGTTGGACGTATTTATCTCAGCAGTCAATAATAAGCATGAAGATTCGCTTTCAAATTATGACAAGCTTATTTTGATGTTGCTTCCTGATAAGTACAAAACTACCCCCGAAAATTTGTACAAAAGGATTCTGAGCATCTGCAATCTGGTTGCCAACTTTTCAGATAGCTATGCTATTTTGTTACATAAAAAAATAAAAGGCCTTGACCTGGGTTAA
- a CDS encoding 1-deoxy-D-xylulose-5-phosphate synthase, whose translation MRKKNLENINNSGDLKKLTLDELIDLSGELRDFIIDIVSVKKGHLGASLGVVELTIALHYIFDTPDDILIWDVGHQAYPHKILTGRRDSFHTNRELGGISGFPKIDESEYDAFGTGHSSTSISAALGMAIASSLDGNHERNHIAVIGDASIASGMAFEGLNHAGVTKSNLLIILNDNEMGIDPNVGALKNYLTSVKNGMDAHQKNIFEALDFSYSGPVDGHDMQALLEELGRLKTISGPKLLHVITTKGKGLSKAEKDQITYHAPGLFDKESGELIIESEFEKPPKFQDVFGLTLVELADKNENIVGITPAMPTGSSLKFMIEKFPNRAFDVGIAEQHAVTLAAGLATQGKIPYCAIYSTFLQRSYDQIIHDVALQNLPVIFCIDRAGLVGEDGPTHHGVFDISFLNCIPNMMICCPMDEMELRNIMYTAQQGLDGPIAIRYPRGRGVHTDWTNSFESIPIGTGRRIQEGHSLAILTVGPVGEVVKNICLESEFDSLGHYDMRFVKPLDTEILEEVFSRYDKVITIEEGVLSGGFGASVLNYKNENLINHVMIESIGFPDEFLQHGNVSELNKICGLDKEGIKSRIRKVQNTDNN comes from the coding sequence GTGAGAAAAAAAAATTTAGAAAATATCAACAATTCGGGCGATCTTAAAAAGCTAACGCTGGACGAACTTATTGATCTTTCAGGTGAGTTGAGAGATTTTATTATTGATATTGTATCAGTAAAAAAAGGACACCTTGGCGCAAGTTTGGGTGTGGTAGAACTGACCATTGCTTTACACTATATTTTTGATACCCCGGATGACATTTTGATCTGGGATGTTGGACATCAGGCCTATCCACATAAAATTCTTACCGGAAGAAGAGATTCCTTCCACACCAACAGAGAGCTTGGGGGGATCTCGGGATTTCCCAAAATAGATGAGAGCGAGTATGATGCTTTTGGAACAGGCCATTCTTCAACTTCAATTTCGGCTGCCCTTGGAATGGCCATCGCTTCAAGCCTGGACGGAAACCATGAAAGAAATCATATTGCTGTTATTGGAGATGCCAGTATAGCCAGTGGAATGGCTTTTGAAGGATTAAATCATGCAGGGGTAACCAAATCAAATTTGCTGATCATTTTAAATGACAATGAAATGGGTATAGACCCAAATGTAGGGGCCCTGAAGAATTATCTTACCTCCGTAAAAAACGGAATGGATGCGCATCAAAAGAATATTTTCGAAGCTCTCGATTTCTCATATTCAGGACCTGTAGACGGACATGATATGCAGGCGCTTCTTGAGGAGTTGGGTCGTCTTAAAACAATTTCCGGCCCCAAATTACTTCATGTCATCACAACAAAAGGTAAAGGATTAAGTAAAGCTGAAAAGGATCAGATCACCTATCATGCACCGGGCCTCTTTGACAAGGAATCAGGAGAATTGATTATAGAAAGTGAGTTCGAGAAGCCACCTAAATTTCAGGATGTATTTGGCCTGACCTTAGTTGAACTGGCTGATAAAAATGAAAATATTGTAGGGATTACACCCGCTATGCCAACAGGATCGTCACTCAAATTTATGATTGAGAAGTTTCCGAACAGAGCATTTGACGTTGGGATTGCTGAGCAACACGCTGTTACACTGGCTGCAGGATTGGCAACCCAGGGAAAGATTCCTTATTGTGCTATATACTCCACATTCTTACAACGTTCTTACGATCAGATTATACATGACGTTGCCTTGCAGAATTTACCTGTGATTTTTTGTATCGACAGGGCAGGATTGGTAGGGGAGGACGGGCCGACTCACCACGGGGTATTTGATATTTCATTTTTGAACTGTATTCCCAATATGATGATTTGTTGCCCCATGGATGAAATGGAATTGAGAAACATCATGTATACGGCGCAGCAGGGTTTAGATGGGCCGATTGCTATAAGATACCCTAGAGGAAGAGGAGTTCATACCGACTGGACAAACTCTTTTGAATCGATTCCGATCGGAACAGGAAGAAGAATTCAGGAAGGCCATAGCCTGGCTATACTGACAGTGGGACCTGTGGGTGAAGTAGTCAAAAATATTTGCCTTGAATCAGAGTTCGATTCTTTGGGCCACTATGATATGAGATTTGTGAAACCCCTTGATACTGAGATTTTGGAGGAGGTCTTTTCCAGGTATGACAAGGTAATTACGATTGAGGAAGGTGTTCTTTCGGGTGGATTCGGGGCCTCAGTACTGAATTATAAAAATGAGAATCTGATCAACCATGTAATGATTGAAAGTATTGGATTTCCGGATGAGTTTTTACAGCATGGAAACGTGTCTGAATTGAATAAAATTTGCGGTTTAGACAAGGAGGGTATAAAAAGCAGAATTCGTAAGGTTCAAAATACCGATAATAATTAA
- a CDS encoding DUF3078 domain-containing protein — MSRIIKILFLALFFITSAHAQIKDTVDVKIAIDTMALVQSIDSSYMHRPIYPEDDGLLDSLETSITEQPKMISVERALLDSLLSPYYNIEIDSTKENDLGRYIVITPKYRMTIDPYSGDTSYVPIPKKLDYFTQLKSVGIDTVGFYNAIELVQIKRTKKAKDPVWWKHENSIGLDLNEVAFVNWNAGGQNSISGLFKVYFARNYEKLYTLWNNEISARYGLNNQQNTGLIKTDDEIRLSSSFGYRKDTISKWYFSSQFNFRTQFTDGYKEPDDEDPISRFFAPAYLHLGIGTKYYLKDELFSIYMSPLTLKATYVFDEKLSNEGAFGVTPGENSRHELGILIRSKWEKEIFKNVAMVNDLELYTDYINNFGNIDVDWVLSFQFKINKVFQASFRTHLIYDDDIKIKETNEDGEVETLGARVQLKQQLGIGIIYTF; from the coding sequence ATGAGTAGAATTATTAAAATACTTTTTTTAGCCCTCTTTTTCATCACATCGGCTCATGCTCAGATTAAAGATACGGTTGATGTTAAAATAGCCATTGATACAATGGCGTTGGTTCAGAGCATTGACAGCAGTTATATGCACAGACCTATCTATCCTGAAGACGATGGATTACTGGATAGCCTGGAGACATCAATTACGGAGCAACCCAAAATGATAAGTGTTGAACGGGCACTTTTGGATTCCTTATTAAGCCCTTATTATAATATTGAGATCGATTCGACCAAGGAAAATGATTTGGGCAGATATATTGTGATTACTCCTAAATACCGTATGACAATCGATCCGTATTCCGGGGATACTTCCTATGTGCCGATACCTAAAAAATTGGATTATTTTACGCAGCTTAAATCTGTTGGAATTGATACCGTGGGATTTTACAATGCTATTGAGCTTGTACAAATAAAAAGAACGAAAAAAGCGAAAGACCCTGTTTGGTGGAAACATGAAAACAGTATAGGTCTTGATTTAAACGAGGTGGCTTTTGTCAATTGGAACGCCGGAGGTCAGAATTCTATTTCAGGTTTGTTCAAGGTATATTTTGCCAGAAATTATGAGAAATTATACACCTTATGGAATAATGAAATTTCGGCACGATACGGATTGAACAATCAGCAGAACACAGGCTTGATAAAGACCGATGATGAAATCAGGTTATCCTCATCATTCGGCTACCGAAAAGATACAATATCAAAGTGGTATTTTTCATCTCAGTTCAATTTTAGAACACAGTTCACCGATGGATATAAGGAACCGGATGATGAAGACCCTATTTCGAGATTCTTTGCACCGGCCTATTTACATTTGGGGATCGGGACAAAATACTACCTTAAGGATGAATTGTTTTCAATTTATATGTCTCCACTAACCTTAAAAGCGACATATGTTTTTGATGAAAAACTTTCAAATGAAGGTGCTTTTGGAGTTACGCCCGGGGAAAATTCGAGGCATGAACTGGGAATTCTTATCAGGTCAAAATGGGAAAAAGAGATATTTAAAAATGTTGCGATGGTCAACGATCTGGAATTGTACACTGATTACATCAACAATTTCGGTAATATAGATGTGGATTGGGTACTGAGCTTTCAGTTCAAAATCAATAAAGTTTTTCAGGCCAGTTTCAGGACCCATTTAATTTATGACGATGACATCAAAATCAAAGAGACTAATGAGGATGGGGAAGTAGAGACCCTAGGGGCCCGGGTCCAGCTAAAACAGCAGTTGGGAATAGGGATTATCTATACTTTTTAA
- a CDS encoding inorganic phosphate transporter, with translation MENIYFLMIIALVILAIADLVVGVSNDAVNFLNSALGSKAVSFRTIMIVASLGIAFGAIFSSGMMEVARKGIFVPGEFYFNEIMIIFLAVMITDILLLDFFNTLGMPTSTTVSIVFELLGAAVAMALIKIGADNGSVGDVLNYINTAKATEIILGILLSVVVAFSVGAIVQYVSRVLLSFDFERKAKWVGAVFGGFALAAITYFIFIKGLKGTDYYAEIKPLIEGKTLMIVVVSFVVWSLLSYLVVTLFKLNIYKIIIIVGTFALALAFAGNDLVNFIGVPIAAWQSYEAWNASGIPASEFSMDVLSKKVPTPTMFLVGAGLIMVLTLWLSSKAKTVVKTSIDLSSQEDTKERFEPHFMSRNLVKFTLMVTEYMNTIIPDPLQRKIESQFKKPVIKLAKDKKHELPAFDMVRAAVNLMVASVLISIATSMKLPLSTTYVTFMVAMGTSLADRAWGSESAVYRVAGVLNVIGGWFFTAISAFIAAGTVAYLIHLGGATMIAVLLLLAVLLLLRNYIKHIRASREIRTEDSLSKAESSSIQGVIEESADNISKALKRVGKINSTTIKGLINQDINELNKAKKSVVKLENEIEDLQNDIFYFIKDLDDSYLGASKFYIDVIGSLQDVAQSSSLIAKKSHKHVHNHHKALKKKQTEELLAINDKLLNLFKDISEVFDSRNFDKIVPEIIDSKRSLLEEVKLSIQKQVERTRESDSTSPKNTTLYFIILLETKDLIMACINILNLYYEEHDHTS, from the coding sequence ATGGAAAATATATATTTTTTAATGATCATTGCCCTGGTCATTCTGGCAATCGCCGATCTTGTTGTTGGCGTAAGTAATGATGCAGTAAATTTTTTGAATTCTGCACTGGGCTCAAAAGCAGTCTCTTTCCGTACAATTATGATCGTGGCAAGCCTCGGTATTGCATTTGGAGCCATTTTCTCGAGTGGTATGATGGAAGTGGCGAGAAAGGGAATATTTGTTCCGGGTGAATTTTACTTTAACGAGATCATGATCATTTTTCTGGCAGTGATGATTACCGATATCCTGTTGCTTGATTTTTTCAACACACTGGGAATGCCAACCTCGACAACCGTTTCCATAGTTTTTGAGTTACTCGGGGCGGCCGTTGCCATGGCTTTGATAAAGATTGGAGCCGATAATGGTTCTGTTGGAGACGTCCTCAATTATATCAACACTGCAAAAGCAACAGAAATAATTTTGGGAATTCTGCTCTCCGTGGTTGTCGCTTTCTCAGTTGGTGCTATTGTACAGTATGTATCAAGGGTATTATTGTCATTTGATTTTGAAAGAAAAGCCAAATGGGTAGGTGCTGTTTTCGGTGGATTTGCCCTGGCAGCCATTACCTATTTTATTTTTATCAAGGGCTTGAAGGGCACTGATTATTACGCAGAAATAAAACCTTTAATAGAGGGAAAAACCTTAATGATCGTAGTGGTGAGTTTTGTTGTTTGGTCCCTTCTATCTTACCTTGTGGTGACTCTTTTCAAGCTGAACATCTATAAAATCATCATCATCGTTGGAACTTTTGCCCTTGCATTGGCTTTTGCAGGCAATGACCTGGTAAATTTTATTGGAGTTCCGATAGCGGCCTGGCAATCATATGAGGCATGGAATGCCTCCGGCATTCCGGCTTCTGAGTTCAGTATGGATGTTTTGAGTAAAAAAGTACCAACGCCCACTATGTTTTTAGTTGGAGCAGGATTGATCATGGTTCTTACGCTATGGTTATCAAGCAAGGCTAAAACGGTGGTTAAGACTTCTATTGATCTTTCAAGCCAGGAAGACACTAAAGAACGGTTTGAGCCTCATTTTATGTCGAGAAACCTGGTGAAGTTTACCTTGATGGTCACAGAATATATGAATACCATAATTCCCGACCCTTTACAAAGGAAAATTGAAAGTCAGTTTAAGAAACCTGTTATAAAGCTGGCTAAGGATAAAAAACACGAGTTACCTGCCTTTGATATGGTAAGAGCAGCTGTGAATTTAATGGTAGCGAGCGTATTGATCTCAATTGCGACATCAATGAAATTACCTTTGTCTACTACGTATGTCACTTTTATGGTTGCGATGGGTACGTCTTTGGCTGACAGGGCCTGGGGAAGTGAAAGTGCGGTTTACAGAGTTGCTGGTGTATTGAACGTAATCGGTGGTTGGTTCTTTACAGCTATATCGGCATTTATTGCAGCTGGAACAGTGGCTTATTTGATACATTTAGGAGGAGCAACAATGATTGCTGTATTGCTGTTGCTGGCTGTATTGCTTTTGTTAAGAAATTATATTAAACATATCCGGGCATCCAGAGAAATCAGGACAGAAGATAGTTTGAGTAAGGCTGAGAGCAGTTCAATACAAGGTGTAATTGAGGAAAGTGCTGATAATATATCAAAAGCCCTGAAAAGGGTAGGAAAGATCAATTCTACAACGATCAAAGGGTTGATCAATCAGGATATAAATGAGCTTAACAAAGCAAAAAAATCCGTTGTAAAGCTGGAAAATGAGATTGAAGACCTGCAAAATGATATTTTTTACTTTATAAAGGACCTGGACGATTCTTACCTGGGTGCAAGTAAGTTTTACATTGATGTGATCGGAAGTTTACAGGACGTGGCTCAATCTTCCAGCCTTATAGCTAAAAAAAGCCATAAACATGTGCATAATCATCATAAGGCCTTGAAGAAGAAGCAAACCGAAGAACTTCTTGCGATTAATGATAAGTTGCTCAATCTTTTTAAGGACATCAGTGAAGTTTTTGATTCGAGAAACTTTGATAAAATCGTTCCTGAGATTATTGACAGTAAGAGATCACTTTTGGAAGAGGTCAAACTTTCGATTCAAAAACAGGTGGAACGAACTCGGGAAAGTGACTCGACAAGCCCAAAAAACACGACCTTATATTTTATTATTCTATTGGAGACTAAAGATTTGATCATGGCCTGTATAAATATCCTTAATTTATATTACGAGGAGCACGATCACACTAGTTAA
- a CDS encoding carboxypeptidase-like regulatory domain-containing protein yields the protein MKNLLLIFLLLTGLGAFAQGVVVDGNVLDGEFNNEPLAFANIKVKGLDISTETSISGKFELRLLEGNYDLIVEFIGYEPVEIRNLEVSREKVSLKPIILSSYQPEYDLASASKGIPSGE from the coding sequence ATGAAAAATTTACTTTTGATATTTTTACTTTTAACCGGTTTAGGGGCATTTGCCCAGGGTGTTGTTGTCGATGGAAATGTACTTGATGGTGAATTTAATAACGAGCCGTTGGCTTTTGCCAATATCAAGGTGAAAGGACTGGATATTAGCACTGAAACCTCAATTTCAGGGAAATTTGAGCTTCGATTACTTGAAGGAAATTACGATCTTATTGTAGAGTTTATTGGCTATGAACCTGTTGAAATAAGAAATCTTGAGGTTTCAAGGGAAAAGGTGAGTCTGAAGCCCATTATCCTTTCTTCATATCAACCTGAATATGATCTGGCATCTGCATCCAAAGGGATCCCGTCGGGTGAATAG
- a CDS encoding Na/Pi cotransporter family protein → MIKRWIFLIVLVLLAVLLFLNPNFKTIAAGVSILLFGMITLEEGFKVFTKGPLKLILKKMTDKLYKSISLGAIVTAFIQSSSLVSVITISFISAGLISLAGGIGLIFGANIGTTATAWLVAGFGLKIKISVLAMPMLIFGIIFSFQKKKTLKGIGNVLTGLGFFFLGIHYMKEGFDVFSQYFDLTVYAVPGFLGVIIYTGIGIFITTILQSSSASLALILTALSAGQIEYENALALAIGTNIGTTITALIGSVGTNVAGKRLALAHLVFNLVTGLVALACIYPLANLVNKLSEVVGIANTDYTLKLALFHTIFNVIGVLIMIPFIKKLETLLIKIVKESGEKDIDEPKYLNSSTLEFATTAISSLESETKYLFENAIFEIVTHSLNIHRSDILSTLRSKDLIKKSEREIEIDIRNLYMHKVKTIYGKILEFATLAQSELELSKEQHQRISEIKIANRKMVEIIRDVKELRRNIAIYTYSDNVYIKKEYNKFRRRVVKVLRAIYIFKTDESRQEHYDKLVTLKNKSKEKSKMENKSINNLIRKNLITTNMASSLVNDHDNVNEMIQKLIEVGQLLYAEKDSILEPIQN, encoded by the coding sequence ATGATCAAACGGTGGATCTTTTTGATTGTTCTTGTACTTTTGGCAGTTTTATTGTTTTTAAATCCTAATTTTAAGACAATTGCCGCCGGAGTATCAATTCTTCTATTTGGTATGATTACCCTCGAAGAAGGTTTTAAGGTGTTTACAAAAGGGCCCTTAAAATTGATCCTTAAAAAAATGACCGATAAGCTTTACAAAAGTATCTCGCTTGGTGCAATTGTAACTGCATTCATTCAATCCAGTTCCTTAGTTTCTGTAATTACGATCTCATTTATTAGTGCTGGGCTAATAAGCCTTGCCGGAGGTATAGGATTGATTTTCGGTGCCAATATTGGTACCACTGCCACAGCCTGGCTGGTTGCAGGATTTGGATTAAAAATTAAAATTTCAGTATTGGCAATGCCTATGCTGATTTTTGGAATCATCTTTTCCTTCCAAAAAAAGAAGACTTTAAAGGGGATTGGAAATGTTTTAACTGGATTGGGATTCTTCTTTCTTGGGATACATTACATGAAAGAAGGCTTTGACGTATTTAGCCAGTATTTTGACCTGACGGTTTATGCTGTCCCGGGGTTTTTGGGCGTAATCATTTATACAGGCATAGGGATATTTATTACCACAATCCTTCAATCGAGCAGTGCTTCACTTGCTTTGATTCTGACTGCATTATCCGCAGGGCAAATTGAGTATGAAAACGCTCTGGCCCTGGCGATAGGAACAAATATTGGTACAACCATAACCGCCCTGATTGGATCCGTCGGAACAAATGTCGCAGGTAAGAGACTGGCCTTGGCACATCTCGTTTTTAATCTTGTAACCGGACTTGTGGCACTGGCCTGTATCTACCCTTTAGCGAACCTGGTCAACAAACTTTCAGAAGTTGTTGGAATAGCCAATACTGACTATACATTGAAGCTCGCCCTGTTTCATACCATCTTTAACGTCATTGGTGTACTGATCATGATTCCGTTTATTAAAAAACTGGAAACTTTGCTGATCAAAATTGTAAAGGAATCCGGGGAAAAAGATATTGATGAGCCAAAATATTTGAATAGCTCTACCCTTGAATTTGCTACGACTGCAATTTCCTCCCTGGAGTCCGAAACAAAATATTTGTTTGAAAACGCCATTTTTGAAATTGTAACTCATTCCTTGAATATTCATCGATCAGATATATTATCAACTTTGAGATCAAAGGATCTTATCAAAAAATCCGAACGAGAAATCGAAATTGATATTAGGAACCTGTACATGCATAAAGTGAAGACAATTTATGGGAAAATCCTTGAATTTGCCACCTTGGCTCAATCTGAACTTGAATTGAGCAAAGAACAGCATCAAAGAATTTCTGAAATAAAAATTGCAAACAGAAAGATGGTGGAGATCATAAGAGACGTAAAAGAACTAAGAAGGAATATTGCCATTTATACCTATTCTGATAACGTATATATAAAAAAAGAGTACAATAAATTCCGAAGAAGAGTTGTAAAAGTCTTAAGAGCCATTTATATATTCAAAACGGATGAAAGCAGACAAGAGCACTATGACAAACTTGTTACTTTAAAGAATAAGTCAAAAGAGAAGTCCAAAATGGAAAACAAGAGTATCAATAATCTGATAAGAAAAAATCTGATCACAACCAACATGGCTTCTTCTCTGGTAAATGACCATGACAATGTTAATGAAATGATCCAAAAACTAATTGAAGTTGGTCAATTGCTTTATGCAGAAAAAGACAGCATCCTTGAACCCATTCAGAATTAA